The Nitrospirales bacterium genome includes a window with the following:
- a CDS encoding AAA family ATPase, with protein sequence MILLTGSPGIGKTTLLQKILSEVDNTIIVGNLTFTQDHGRSVLPWVLHAFGLSIQSEGSPDMFHMLSDYFSSIYRNGKGILLVVDEAQNLDIPQLEELRLLFNLNDREGPVLQLVLAGHPQLREQLKDPRLAAFVQRIGTDFSLESLTVEDTMAYIRHRLLVAGGSASLFSEKACGLVYRYSQGIPRLINQLCEASLIYGFSEQVSRITDSLVSDAATDRQLSGLYSEHDKDRHEAHVNEAIPNGEPAPVATQIVDVSHGDGTVQSANLRFMRDESLEPNPGTQDIRNRLSSVTQRKTTSVSFNSVELVRNPDKYWEEGLKLRDEGWCLEAIQQFKRAAMHSRYHTSSWFQIGQCYLVLGKRAEALKSFRNSLSNPQGSEHEVASIQYAMGQVLEDVGQMEEAQRYYELAAATDPTFEPDLQSILQLTARGGTAQTNSRSSWVKRLLRFLWK encoded by the coding sequence ATGATTCTGCTTACGGGTAGTCCAGGCATTGGAAAGACGACGCTGCTTCAAAAAATCCTTTCTGAGGTCGATAATACGATAATTGTCGGAAATCTGACCTTTACGCAGGATCACGGTCGTAGTGTTTTGCCATGGGTGCTGCATGCATTCGGATTGTCGATTCAGAGCGAAGGTTCACCTGACATGTTTCATATGCTGTCAGACTATTTTTCAAGTATCTATCGTAATGGCAAAGGAATTTTGCTGGTTGTCGACGAGGCTCAAAACCTTGACATTCCTCAACTCGAAGAATTGAGGCTCTTGTTTAATCTGAATGATCGTGAAGGGCCGGTCCTTCAACTTGTTCTTGCTGGTCATCCGCAATTGCGAGAGCAGCTCAAGGACCCTCGCTTAGCAGCATTTGTCCAGCGGATTGGGACAGATTTCTCGTTGGAATCCCTAACGGTAGAAGATACGATGGCCTATATTCGTCATCGGCTTCTTGTCGCCGGAGGAAGTGCATCGCTGTTCTCTGAGAAAGCTTGTGGTCTCGTCTATCGATACTCCCAGGGCATTCCGCGTTTGATTAACCAGTTGTGTGAGGCAAGTTTGATCTATGGATTTTCTGAGCAGGTGAGCCGTATCACCGATTCGTTAGTATCTGATGCGGCAACGGATCGTCAGCTCAGCGGGTTGTATTCAGAACATGACAAGGATCGCCACGAAGCGCACGTTAATGAAGCGATCCCAAATGGGGAGCCCGCGCCTGTTGCCACTCAGATAGTGGATGTCAGTCATGGCGACGGGACGGTTCAGTCTGCGAATTTGCGATTCATGAGAGACGAATCGCTTGAACCAAATCCTGGGACGCAAGATATAAGGAATCGTCTTTCAAGCGTGACTCAACGCAAAACGACTTCTGTTTCGTTCAATTCTGTCGAGCTTGTGAGGAATCCGGATAAGTATTGGGAAGAAGGACTCAAGCTTCGAGATGAAGGATGGTGCCTTGAAGCCATTCAACAGTTTAAGCGAGCTGCGATGCACAGTCGCTATCATACATCCAGCTGGTTTCAGATCGGGCAATGTTACCTAGTCTTAGGGAAACGAGCAGAAGCCTTGAAATCTTTCCGAAACTCGCTCAGTAATCCTCAAGGGTCTGAGCACGAGGTGGCGTCCATTCAGTATGCAATGGGACAAGTGTTGGAAGATGTCGGTCAAATGGAAGAGGCTCAGCGGTATTATGAACTTGCGGCCGCCACGGATCCCACGTTTGAACCGGATCTGCAGTCGATTTTACAATTGACTGCTCGTGGTGGGACAGCTCAGACGAACTCTCGTTCGTCATGGGTCAAGCGTCTCCTGCGATTTCTTTGGAAGTGA
- a CDS encoding Gfo/Idh/MocA family oxidoreductase: MKVGLIGLGRHGTRYAQHLTEKESPAKLVAICRRDSERGQAFARKQQIRFHQHPTALAQDPDVEAIIVVTPPSLTYPIAKVAIEHRKPLLIEKPLAASGQDARFIVHQASKANIPIMTAHTLRYETTVQKLKESLLSVGNTQYISLTARLEHRPHSPEEIKAWNGRGALLEIGIHLLDAIRFLTGEEIREVHCESPDTRPTHPEEQIWGRLTTQSGIPCLLDISRVSHARTTHIDLIGAAGQIRADWSKGLLSVQRHRHQSEKHSFPKTSTIRFVLQDFIRALKTGTTMPITGEDGLRAVEIAEACYESVTQKQPVSLSHKKV, encoded by the coding sequence ATGAAAGTAGGATTGATCGGTCTCGGCCGGCACGGCACACGATACGCTCAACATTTGACCGAAAAAGAGTCACCGGCGAAACTGGTCGCCATCTGTCGTCGAGACTCTGAGCGCGGGCAAGCCTTTGCTCGCAAACAGCAGATTCGTTTCCATCAGCACCCCACAGCGCTTGCCCAAGACCCCGACGTGGAAGCCATTATCGTCGTAACTCCCCCATCTCTTACCTATCCAATCGCCAAAGTAGCCATTGAACACAGAAAACCGTTACTCATCGAAAAGCCGCTCGCGGCCTCAGGACAAGACGCTCGCTTCATTGTCCACCAGGCCTCGAAAGCCAACATCCCGATCATGACCGCCCACACGCTCCGGTATGAGACGACGGTTCAGAAACTGAAAGAGAGCTTACTATCCGTGGGCAACACACAGTACATCTCACTGACGGCGAGGCTCGAGCACCGACCTCACTCGCCTGAAGAAATTAAAGCCTGGAACGGCCGAGGGGCATTACTTGAGATTGGAATACACCTCTTAGATGCCATCAGATTCTTAACAGGAGAGGAAATTCGAGAAGTGCATTGCGAGAGTCCTGATACGCGTCCGACGCATCCAGAAGAGCAAATCTGGGGGAGACTCACCACTCAATCAGGCATCCCTTGCTTGCTTGATATTTCACGAGTAAGCCACGCTCGCACGACGCACATTGATCTCATTGGAGCCGCTGGACAGATAAGGGCGGACTGGTCCAAAGGCCTTCTAAGCGTACAAAGACATCGCCATCAGTCGGAGAAGCACAGTTTCCCGAAAACCTCGACGATCCGGTTCGTCCTCCAGGACTTTATTCGGGCGCTCAAGACAGGAACGACGATGCCGATCACAGGAGAAGATGGCTTACGCGCCGTGGAAATAGCCGAAGCCTGTTATGAGTCAGTGACGCAAAAACAGCCCGTCTCCCTTTCTCATAAAAAAGTCTAG
- a CDS encoding glycosyltransferase — MADLDQQKIRVVRIIARLNVGGPAKQALFLTQSLNNQVFQSYLIAGAVGANEENLAFPPSFPENRVYSIPMLGREISWWQDIRAFFEISKVLKTIRPHIVHTHTAKAGTLGRLAAMWTSVPIKIHTFHGHVFKGYFSRWKTSFFIFIEKILAYFTDRIVVLSESQRRDLAQTFKIAPSWKFQVIPLGFNLSPFISHGARSSSRIRFGIELKSFVIGFIGRLVPIKNPFLLLEAYDQAKAWRQRKRAASVENLQPWSVIVVGGGELHDAMQSEVLARGLSQQVVFYGWQHEVQHVHAAVNVVVLTSLNEGTPVALIEAMAASKPFIATNVGGVADLMIGEGKRKVDDTGGSYVIFRNGILVDSQDSHGLASALLYVFSHPDEAQEMGRVGRDYAVKHFDESRLLGDVRALYQDLLAQKKRQGGSAEYGNLNRPGRLSQ, encoded by the coding sequence ATGGCTGATCTAGATCAGCAGAAAATCAGAGTAGTTCGGATTATTGCTCGGCTGAATGTCGGAGGGCCTGCTAAGCAGGCGCTTTTTCTTACTCAGAGTCTCAATAATCAAGTGTTTCAATCTTATCTCATTGCAGGGGCTGTGGGTGCCAATGAAGAGAATCTTGCGTTCCCTCCTTCATTTCCAGAAAACCGTGTGTATTCTATTCCCATGCTGGGTAGAGAAATTTCTTGGTGGCAGGATATTCGAGCGTTTTTTGAAATATCCAAAGTGTTGAAGACCATACGGCCTCACATTGTTCATACCCATACCGCAAAGGCCGGAACGCTTGGACGATTAGCAGCTATGTGGACGTCTGTTCCTATCAAAATTCATACATTTCATGGGCATGTCTTCAAAGGGTATTTTAGCCGATGGAAAACGTCTTTTTTTATTTTCATCGAGAAAATCTTGGCGTATTTCACTGATCGTATTGTCGTGCTCAGTGAAAGTCAGCGTAGAGACTTAGCGCAAACATTCAAGATTGCTCCATCATGGAAATTTCAAGTCATTCCTCTCGGGTTCAATTTGAGTCCATTTATTTCTCATGGAGCGAGGTCCTCATCGCGTATAAGGTTCGGAATTGAGTTGAAATCTTTCGTCATAGGATTTATTGGACGACTGGTGCCCATAAAAAATCCTTTTCTATTGCTTGAAGCCTATGATCAGGCAAAAGCCTGGCGACAGCGGAAAAGGGCTGCCTCCGTTGAAAATCTTCAGCCTTGGTCTGTCATCGTCGTTGGTGGCGGAGAGTTGCATGACGCCATGCAATCTGAAGTTCTAGCAAGGGGGCTTTCCCAGCAGGTTGTTTTCTATGGCTGGCAACATGAAGTTCAGCATGTTCATGCTGCAGTGAATGTTGTGGTACTGACATCATTGAATGAAGGAACCCCAGTCGCGCTCATTGAAGCGATGGCCGCGAGCAAACCATTTATCGCGACAAACGTGGGAGGCGTGGCGGATCTCATGATTGGGGAAGGCAAACGAAAGGTGGATGATACCGGAGGGTCTTATGTCATTTTTCGTAATGGAATCTTGGTGGACTCTCAGGATTCGCATGGATTAGCAAGCGCATTACTTTATGTCTTTTCTCATCCGGACGAAGCCCAGGAAATGGGGCGAGTGGGTCGGGATTATGCGGTAAAGCATTTTGATGAGAGTCGATTGCTGGGAGACGTTCGTGCATTGTATCAGGATTTGCTCGCTCAAAAGAAACGTCAGGGTGGTTCTGCAGAGTATGGGAATTTGAATCGGCCTGGAAGGCTTAGTCAGTAA
- a CDS encoding O-antigen ligase family protein, which translates to MIWSRRDFDTSLLSCQTPDLLNSLLKDMKVSSSESIYTYGLAFVGFSFFFVRLNHIAEYVFIGLVVVWLIQKVKNRDFSLHPTFWDVPILLFLAWSLLMVVFAVDPQYSFAEWRKALPRFLIFWFVVNVIRTKRQFRTVLFAISVGFGVLCLLEVAYYFYQGNSALDFSLSGETRAGGLTGSSQWLSTYLILGVPLVWFGVGNKEMRGRRMTYILIAGVMIAAIVVVHTRATWLALIVVMAVFFVCKILRNFWQVVGVIGAVFLILALSFFSVKRPLVLTESQVANPATMQLRLNTWSFAFERILEQPALALTGVGYGKHSFQKAYPDLGAEFHTHIHNMFLAQAIQLGIPGLVLFVWIFWVVLKKTFQGFQDFPNTYVGMFSLAIFLATIGLMVRNVFDNMFVGSIVYVFCLLIGLLSVLQSLNELEGAGNIARKISPGLNDVANGMRNS; encoded by the coding sequence ATGATCTGGTCGCGAAGGGACTTTGATACTTCACTTCTGTCTTGCCAGACACCTGACCTCTTGAACAGCCTCCTCAAAGATATGAAAGTTTCTTCATCGGAGTCGATCTACACGTATGGCCTCGCGTTTGTAGGATTTTCATTTTTTTTTGTTCGTCTCAACCATATTGCAGAGTATGTGTTTATCGGGTTGGTTGTCGTCTGGCTCATACAAAAAGTAAAAAATCGAGACTTTTCGTTACATCCAACTTTTTGGGATGTCCCGATTCTATTGTTCCTGGCCTGGTCGCTTTTGATGGTGGTGTTCGCGGTTGATCCTCAATATAGTTTTGCAGAATGGCGCAAAGCCTTGCCAAGATTTTTAATTTTTTGGTTTGTTGTGAATGTGATCAGGACTAAACGTCAATTTCGTACAGTGCTCTTCGCGATCTCTGTTGGTTTCGGGGTCTTGTGTCTGCTTGAAGTCGCTTACTATTTCTATCAGGGGAATTCAGCGCTTGATTTTTCACTGAGTGGTGAGACTCGCGCGGGAGGTTTGACGGGGAGCAGTCAATGGCTCAGTACCTATTTAATTTTAGGGGTTCCTCTTGTGTGGTTTGGGGTTGGGAATAAGGAAATGCGTGGAAGGCGCATGACCTATATCCTGATTGCTGGAGTGATGATTGCGGCCATCGTCGTGGTCCACACGAGGGCTACTTGGTTAGCCTTGATTGTCGTGATGGCTGTGTTTTTTGTCTGTAAGATTTTACGAAATTTTTGGCAAGTGGTTGGAGTCATTGGCGCCGTATTTTTGATTCTTGCCCTCTCGTTTTTCAGTGTCAAAAGACCCCTCGTGTTAACGGAGTCTCAGGTAGCGAACCCGGCTACTATGCAATTACGGCTCAATACCTGGAGTTTTGCGTTTGAACGAATTCTTGAGCAACCCGCTCTAGCCCTTACTGGAGTGGGGTATGGGAAACACAGTTTTCAGAAGGCATATCCAGATTTAGGGGCTGAATTTCATACGCATATTCATAATATGTTCCTTGCCCAGGCGATTCAGCTTGGCATTCCAGGACTGGTGTTGTTTGTATGGATTTTCTGGGTTGTCTTAAAAAAAACTTTTCAAGGATTTCAAGATTTTCCGAATACGTACGTTGGCATGTTTTCCCTCGCAATTTTTCTCGCGACTATCGGATTAATGGTGAGGAATGTGTTTGATAATATGTTTGTAGGTTCAATCGTCTATGTGTTCTGTCTTTTGATCGGATTACTCTCTGTGTTACAGAGTTTGAATGAACTTGAAGGTGCGGGGAACATTGCTCGGAAAATCAGTCCTGGATTGAATGATGTTGCCAATGGAATGAGAAATTCTTGA
- the xrtD gene encoding VPLPA-CTERM-specific exosortase XrtD produces MSNSRATYFPQTGQNFQIGWFAFGVLAAVLTLFFTYQENLQRLAATWVGNENYGHGLFVPFIAIYLAWLKKDDLITYYGKGSWLGPFIVVLGVILLFFGKLGTLFVIQDLSLWVTIVGLVLSVIGIQGTKSLVFPLCLLLVTIPLPQFLYQGLTWQLRLISSNLGVGCLQLVGITAFQDGNVIDLGPIQLQVVEACSGLRFLFPLMTLALLSAYFFKDRMWKRILLFLSSIPISILLNGFRIGVIGLLVEMWGRGAADGFLHLFEGWVVFVFGLGLLGVEMWILKKICPIQQSIAPFTERDKNPEIVTSPTPHLELRDQGPIRFPWAFVTALGIIISLGMVSNQLDAREEMASPRQTFLDFPLVIKSWEGRTSALDQQYIDVLRFDDYFLADYRDTVNPDHPINLYVAYYKSQRSGQSIHSPKSCIPGGGWTITSSKTISIPTQTGQSFDANEVMITKDDTRQLVLYWFQQRQRIQTNEYLVKLFLLWDSLTRGRTDGALIRLTAMIPPNEDEAAVRQQLIQFAKLIQPTLAPYLPN; encoded by the coding sequence GTGTCCAATTCGCGAGCCACGTATTTTCCGCAAACAGGTCAAAATTTTCAGATAGGATGGTTCGCTTTTGGCGTTCTAGCCGCTGTCCTCACATTATTTTTCACCTACCAGGAAAATCTTCAGCGATTAGCCGCCACCTGGGTTGGCAATGAGAATTATGGACACGGCCTCTTCGTGCCATTTATTGCAATCTACTTGGCCTGGCTAAAAAAAGACGATCTCATCACCTACTATGGGAAAGGATCTTGGCTCGGACCGTTTATCGTAGTTTTGGGAGTCATCTTGCTTTTTTTTGGAAAACTTGGAACCTTATTCGTTATTCAAGATCTCTCACTCTGGGTAACTATCGTCGGCTTAGTCTTATCCGTCATCGGTATCCAAGGAACCAAATCCCTGGTCTTTCCTCTCTGCCTGTTGCTCGTCACCATTCCCTTGCCCCAATTTCTCTATCAAGGACTTACCTGGCAACTGCGTTTGATCTCTTCGAATCTTGGCGTAGGCTGCCTACAGCTCGTGGGGATCACGGCGTTTCAGGATGGGAACGTCATTGACCTTGGCCCCATTCAACTTCAAGTCGTAGAAGCCTGCAGTGGATTACGATTTCTCTTCCCACTGATGACGTTGGCTCTCTTATCCGCCTATTTTTTTAAAGACCGAATGTGGAAGCGAATTTTATTGTTTCTCTCAAGTATACCCATCTCAATTCTCTTGAATGGTTTTCGAATCGGCGTAATAGGCCTGCTCGTAGAAATGTGGGGAAGAGGAGCTGCTGATGGATTTTTGCATCTCTTTGAAGGATGGGTTGTTTTCGTATTCGGGTTGGGACTCTTAGGTGTCGAAATGTGGATTCTAAAAAAGATTTGTCCCATTCAACAATCGATAGCCCCATTTACCGAACGAGACAAAAATCCAGAAATAGTCACGAGCCCCACCCCTCATCTAGAATTAAGAGACCAAGGACCAATTCGATTCCCCTGGGCGTTTGTAACAGCCCTAGGCATTATCATTTCACTTGGCATGGTCTCGAACCAGCTCGATGCCAGGGAAGAGATGGCTTCCCCTCGCCAAACCTTCCTTGATTTTCCATTGGTGATAAAATCATGGGAAGGGCGAACGAGCGCTCTCGATCAGCAATATATCGATGTCCTCCGTTTTGACGATTATTTCCTTGCCGACTATCGTGATACGGTAAACCCCGATCATCCCATCAATCTCTACGTCGCTTACTACAAATCTCAACGGTCAGGACAGTCCATTCATTCACCCAAGAGCTGTATTCCTGGTGGCGGTTGGACCATAACCTCATCCAAAACAATTTCAATTCCCACACAAACCGGCCAATCCTTTGACGCCAATGAAGTCATGATTACGAAAGATGACACTCGACAGCTGGTGCTCTACTGGTTTCAACAACGACAGAGGATTCAAACTAACGAATATCTAGTCAAACTCTTTCTTCTCTGGGATTCTTTGACAAGAGGACGAACCGATGGCGCGTTGATTCGGCTAACAGCCATGATTCCGCCGAACGAGGATGAAGCAGCGGTCAGACAACAGCTCATACAGTTTGCAAAATTAATACAACCAACTCTTGCCCCCTATCTTCCCAATTAG
- a CDS encoding undecaprenyl/decaprenyl-phosphate alpha-N-acetylglucosaminyl 1-phosphate transferase, whose product MSSSLFYTFFSSLIIGTLLTPIFIVAANHIGLVDRPGHRKVHKEPVARVGGLAFAMGALIAIGIWGIGHPIMNGIFLGIIIIVVVGSLDDYADLQARHKLFAQFFAAAITTIYSHLTWQPLSGMVETTFPPWLLAGITMTTLVLLTNAINFSDGLDGLAGGLTFLSFGVMAYIAYQINDVVVLFLTLPVMGGLLGFLRFNTYPARVFMGDSGSQFLGFLMGVVAILLTSQDRTPFSPLLLLYFAGLPLLDMIAVTAQRIYERKSPFQADSQHLHHKLLAIGFSHHQAVLIIYIFQSGMILLGYNLRWAPDLLLAGVYLLLLLSIGMFFYFAMSKKLQAGTVKTASADILYWRTWFRSIPWLSRWCVYGLGIGVFGFLLFGLTIASNIPFEITASIMGLVLLLMIGLLFSQSAISLITRMGLYLGCTFVLYLTQEFLTVNTVNVHVMISVFFGLLVVLLLLAIHLDETKQFLVNPMDYLLLFLAVVIPFLPDILMGGINLGLLLARLIILFFCCEVLLQAFADKVYQFGYLSALILLGIGLQGLL is encoded by the coding sequence ATGAGCAGTTCACTCTTTTATACGTTTTTTTCCTCCCTCATTATCGGTACGCTGTTGACCCCTATTTTCATCGTCGCAGCCAATCACATCGGACTCGTCGATAGACCAGGACACAGAAAAGTTCACAAGGAGCCTGTTGCTCGGGTTGGGGGCCTTGCATTCGCCATGGGTGCCTTAATTGCCATAGGTATCTGGGGAATCGGACACCCAATCATGAACGGTATATTTCTCGGTATTATCATCATCGTCGTCGTCGGAAGTCTTGATGATTACGCAGACCTTCAGGCAAGACACAAACTCTTCGCACAGTTTTTTGCCGCCGCCATTACAACCATCTACAGTCACCTGACCTGGCAACCCCTCTCCGGAATGGTGGAGACAACTTTCCCCCCCTGGTTGCTCGCCGGCATAACCATGACCACATTAGTCTTACTCACAAATGCTATTAACTTCTCAGATGGCCTGGACGGCCTGGCGGGAGGATTGACGTTTCTCAGTTTTGGCGTCATGGCTTATATTGCCTACCAGATTAATGATGTGGTGGTCCTCTTTCTCACGCTTCCTGTTATGGGGGGGCTCTTAGGATTTTTACGGTTCAATACCTATCCAGCTCGAGTGTTTATGGGAGATAGCGGTAGCCAATTCTTAGGATTTTTAATGGGGGTCGTTGCCATTCTTCTGACCAGTCAGGATCGGACACCCTTTAGCCCCCTGCTATTACTCTATTTCGCAGGGTTACCATTATTGGACATGATAGCTGTGACAGCCCAGAGAATATATGAACGGAAATCTCCCTTTCAGGCAGATAGCCAACATCTGCATCATAAGCTCTTAGCCATCGGATTCTCTCATCATCAAGCCGTCCTCATCATCTACATCTTCCAGAGCGGAATGATTCTTCTGGGCTATAACCTACGGTGGGCTCCCGATCTTCTCCTCGCAGGAGTTTATTTGCTCCTTCTCCTTAGTATCGGCATGTTCTTCTATTTTGCCATGTCGAAGAAACTTCAGGCTGGTACGGTGAAAACAGCCAGTGCTGACATACTCTATTGGCGGACATGGTTTCGTTCTATCCCGTGGCTTTCGAGGTGGTGCGTCTATGGGCTCGGCATCGGCGTGTTTGGATTTCTCTTATTCGGACTTACGATTGCTTCGAATATACCCTTTGAAATCACGGCTTCGATCATGGGCCTCGTGCTCTTACTCATGATTGGCTTACTATTCAGCCAAAGTGCGATTTCGTTAATCACAAGAATGGGTCTGTATTTGGGCTGCACGTTTGTTCTGTACCTCACCCAAGAGTTTTTGACGGTGAATACCGTCAATGTTCATGTCATGATTTCAGTGTTTTTCGGATTACTCGTGGTCTTGCTCCTGCTGGCCATACACCTGGATGAGACCAAACAATTTCTCGTAAACCCAATGGATTATTTGTTGTTATTTTTAGCGGTAGTCATCCCATTTCTCCCGGACATTCTTATGGGAGGGATCAACCTCGGCTTACTGCTGGCAAGACTGATTATTCTTTTCTTTTGCTGCGAAGTCTTGCTTCAAGCCTTCGCAGACAAGGTCTATCAATTCGGATACCTATCAGCACTTATCCTATTGGGGATTGGTCTTCAGGGGCTGCTCTAA
- a CDS encoding CopD family protein, translated as MRWLYLLASWGHVLAAIFWVGGMLFLSLVIVPTLRNCPEPAKAQPLFLAVARRFRTLVWGAIGVLAISGVFLLTGHVELTGQVSVWPPMLIFKLILVLLLLGTSIVHDRIIGPKVRHIKERKSIDWTQADRVYVKLAPWMGRMTMILGVVVALVGTVLVRSLV; from the coding sequence ATGAGGTGGCTGTATCTTCTTGCGTCTTGGGGGCATGTGCTGGCCGCGATCTTTTGGGTTGGTGGGATGCTGTTTTTGTCTCTGGTCATTGTGCCCACGTTGAGAAACTGCCCTGAGCCGGCCAAGGCTCAGCCGTTGTTTTTAGCGGTGGCTCGCCGGTTCAGAACGCTCGTGTGGGGGGCGATCGGTGTTTTGGCCATCTCAGGGGTATTTCTCTTGACTGGTCACGTTGAGCTAACGGGTCAGGTCAGTGTCTGGCCACCAATGTTGATTTTTAAGTTAATTCTCGTGCTCCTCTTGTTAGGGACATCCATTGTCCATGATCGGATCATCGGCCCCAAGGTTCGGCACATTAAAGAAAGGAAGTCAATCGATTGGACTCAGGCAGATCGAGTTTACGTCAAGCTGGCCCCATGGATGGGGCGTATGACCATGATTCTCGGAGTCGTTGTCGCACTGGTTGGCACTGTGTTGGTGCGAAGTCTCGTGTAA
- a CDS encoding class I SAM-dependent methyltransferase — MSKVSTLSEPSQALASPSLISNHRGSFNADIWRAVATEDYTKVLSTIHWEALFPQQTIPTQLLDIGCGTGTFPHMLRPYLPQDPTIFYDYLDPAHYCLTMCQQVLHPPYQPRRAFHTSIEDASCLNDSRYDIIWALQSLYSLRPSSLTKTITTINKVLNPHRGTVLIMLAKHDAFIPQIYERYTRLFSSHKTRHYLTAEPVLSALSSRAMPAIVREIDCSHTISIRDDYRLEQYLQQCIMDSQPPQGWRNYPQIRDYLDSFRHVDVYRFPNPTWIILSAPGQSGLAGRRRLLSYLEPVSNQLVA; from the coding sequence ATGTCAAAAGTCTCGACACTATCAGAACCCTCCCAGGCATTGGCCTCGCCTTCTTTAATCTCCAATCACAGGGGCAGCTTCAATGCCGACATCTGGCGCGCCGTCGCAACAGAGGACTATACGAAAGTCCTGAGTACGATCCATTGGGAGGCATTGTTTCCGCAACAAACGATTCCGACACAGCTCCTGGATATTGGCTGCGGAACTGGGACTTTTCCACATATGCTTCGCCCCTACCTGCCTCAAGATCCGACAATATTCTACGATTATTTAGACCCCGCACATTACTGCCTAACCATGTGCCAGCAAGTGCTTCACCCGCCCTATCAACCTCGACGAGCCTTTCATACATCTATCGAAGATGCGTCCTGTTTGAACGATTCCCGGTATGACATTATCTGGGCCTTACAATCATTGTATAGTTTGAGGCCAAGTTCCCTTACCAAAACCATCACGACCATTAATAAGGTATTAAATCCCCACCGCGGCACGGTCCTGATCATGCTGGCCAAACATGATGCCTTTATTCCACAGATTTACGAACGATATACGCGGTTGTTCAGTTCACACAAAACGAGGCACTACTTAACCGCAGAACCGGTCTTGAGTGCTCTGAGCAGTCGAGCTATGCCAGCAATTGTTCGTGAAATTGATTGCTCTCATACGATTTCTATTCGTGATGACTACCGACTCGAACAATACCTGCAGCAATGCATCATGGATAGTCAACCACCTCAAGGCTGGCGGAATTATCCACAGATTCGCGATTACCTTGATAGTTTTCGTCATGTCGATGTGTATCGCTTCCCAAATCCCACGTGGATCATACTAAGCGCACCAGGCCAATCCGGTTTGGCCGGACGGCGACGGCTCCTTTCGTACCTGGAACCAGTCTCCAATCAATTAGTGGCGTAA
- a CDS encoding KpsF/GutQ family sugar-phosphate isomerase — translation MEIQKELQRVIELEGQTIRQLSQAISPVYEEAIQLLATCSGRVIVTGVGKSGLIAQKIAATLVSTGTPAVFLHAAEGMHGDIGIVTKDDIVLAVGKSGESEELLAILPFIRRLGARIIAITANQRSTMAKASDLVLLTPVEEEACPLNMAPTCSTTAALVLGDALAMTLMKLRNFQPTDFASYHPGGQLGKRLLLTVGDMMRSGEANAVISISSDVRSMLCEITSKRAGAVSVVDGENRLLGFVTDFDIRRVLEGGYDLFSLTIGQIMNDSPSSIYMDEKAIVALERMERREKPISVLPVLDRSDRVAGMIHLHDLVAKGL, via the coding sequence TTGGAGATTCAGAAAGAGTTACAGCGCGTCATTGAGCTTGAAGGGCAGACGATTCGTCAACTCTCACAAGCTATCAGTCCGGTATACGAAGAAGCCATACAGCTTCTTGCGACGTGTTCGGGACGAGTTATCGTGACCGGAGTCGGGAAGTCCGGTTTGATCGCTCAAAAGATCGCGGCAACTCTGGTGTCAACTGGAACGCCTGCGGTGTTTCTCCATGCGGCTGAGGGCATGCATGGAGATATCGGTATCGTCACGAAAGACGATATTGTGCTGGCCGTTGGGAAGTCTGGTGAGAGTGAAGAACTGCTCGCCATCTTGCCGTTCATTCGTCGATTAGGAGCACGCATCATTGCCATCACCGCTAATCAGCGATCCACGATGGCCAAAGCCTCTGATCTTGTCTTGCTGACGCCGGTCGAGGAAGAGGCCTGTCCTCTCAATATGGCGCCGACCTGTAGCACCACGGCCGCTTTAGTACTCGGTGACGCGCTTGCTATGACGCTCATGAAATTGAGGAATTTTCAGCCGACAGACTTTGCGTCCTATCATCCTGGTGGACAATTGGGGAAACGTCTCTTGTTAACGGTTGGTGATATGATGCGAAGCGGCGAGGCGAACGCAGTCATCTCCATCTCCAGTGATGTCCGGTCCATGCTCTGTGAGATTACGAGTAAACGGGCCGGCGCTGTTTCGGTCGTCGATGGGGAAAACCGGTTGCTCGGTTTCGTGACGGACTTTGACATTCGCCGTGTGCTCGAAGGTGGTTACGATCTCTTTAGTCTAACCATCGGACAGATCATGAACGATTCTCCTTCCTCGATTTACATGGATGAAAAAGCCATCGTGGCCTTGGAGCGTATGGAACGGCGAGAAAAGCCGATCTCTGTCCTACCCGTGCTTGACCGATCCGATAGGGTGGCCGGCATGATTCATCTCCATGATCTGGTCGCGAAGGGACTTTGA